The region GACCAGGTCTGGCGGCAGGCCGGCCAGCGCGCGCCGCAGCGCGTCGAGATAGTCTTGTTGATGCATGATGTTTCCTGTGCTTTCCGTTTCCACCGGCGTCCGGTCTAGCCCAAGGCCGGCAGCAGCATGCTTGCCTGGCTCAGCATCAACGGTGCGTGCCGGGCCGCCTGGCCTTGATGGGTGCCGGCCACGATCGCCATCGCCAGCGCCACGAAGCCCAGCAGCAGCACGGTTTTGCAAGCGGTTTTGAAAGACGTGGTTTTCATGGTATTTCCTGGGTTGATTGCGTTGGTGGCCTGGTAGCCGATGATGTGACTGTATCCAAACCGCCTGGCACGCACCAGTGCGGTGCGACAGGCTGCACAAATCAAGGGGTCAGCGACGCCACAGGGCGATACGCGGTCATGCTTTCGTGGCAGGCGTGTTGATCTGGCACACGAGAGCGGCCGCCTGCACGCCGCTGCGCACGGCCGCCTCGATGGTGGCCGGATAGTCGCCGGTCGTGTAGTCGCCGGCCAGCACCAGGCCCGGCAAGCCGGTGGCGTTGGCCGGGCGCGGCAAGTCCGGCGTGCAGGCAAAGGTGGCGCGTTTTTCGGTAATCACCTGCGTCCAGGCGGGCTGGGCCAGCTGCGGCATGCGCAATACCTGCGCCAGTTGCGCCGCCACCGCCTGCGCCAGGGCCTCGTGGCCTTGCGCGGCGGCCCGGCCCGAGGCGCTGATCACCACCGCCAGCAAGCCCGCTTGCCGCGCATCGAGCTGCCCGCGGTCGAACACGAACTGACCCCAGTGCGCCTGTTCGGGCGCATCGACCAGGGCGTAAAAGGGCAGGTCCAGGCGCACGGCGGTGTCGTACTGCAGGTAGCAGGTGCTGATCGCCTCGAAGGCAAAAGCCTGCAATTGCGCGACCACGCCCTCGACGGCTGGATCGCCCACGCTGGCCAGCAGGCTGGCGGCCTGGCTGCTGGAGGTGGCCAGCACCACGCGGTCATGGGTGGCTGCACGGTTGAGCTGCCAGCGTCCGTCCGGCAACGCTTGCAGGGAGACCACCTTGGCCCCCAGCTTGAGCTGCCCGCCATGGCTTTCCACGTAGCGGGCGGCGGCTTCGGGAAACAATGCGCTTAAATTAGTTTTCGGAATCAGCATGTCCGAGGCGCGGCGCCGGCGCGCGCCCAGGCTGTCGTGCAGCACGTTGACGAAGACCTTGGCCGAGGCCCGTTCGGGCGGCGTGTTCAGCGCCGCCAGGCACAGTGGGCGCCACATCAGCTGGATCAGGCGGTCGGTCTGGTCGAAGCGTTCGAGCAGTTCGCTGACCGTGCAATCGTTGTACAGTTGCCAGCCCATCCAGCGCATGGCGCTGGAAAAACGCATCAGCGCTACCTTGTCGGCGCGCCCCAATCCTGTGGCGCGCAGCAGGGCCCACGCCAGGTGCAGCGGCGCCGGCCAGCGCGGTGCAATAAAATCCATGCCGCCGCTGCCGTCGGGATAGCGCATCTGCAAGGGCAGGTCGAGAATGACATCGCTCGGATCTTGCCCCGACAGTTTGAGCAGGCGCAAGGTTTCGGTATAGGCGCCCAACAGGATATGCTGGCCATTGTCCAATACAGTGAGTTTGTCCTGCGCCTCGCGTTCAACCTTGCGCGCGCGGCCACCGAGGGTGCGCGCCGCTTCGTAGACGGTGACGGCATGGCCGGCGCGCGCCAGTTCCATGGCGGCGGCGCAACCGGCCCAGCCGCCGCCGATGACGGCGACCGACAGTGCTTGCAAGACTGCCTTAGCCACGTATCCAGGTCTTCCAGGCCAGCCACAGTTTGCGGATAGGCGTCAGCGAGATACGCTGCTTGAGCACATGGTAGCCGTCGCGCTCGACTTCATTGAGCAGGGTGCGGTAGATGGCGGCCATGATGAGCCCCGGGCGCTGGGCGCGGCGGTCTTCCGCCGGCAGCAGCGCGAAGGCCTCGTCATAGGTCTTTTGCGCGCGTGCCACCTGGAAGCGCATCAGGTTTTCAAAGTTTTCGGTGTGGCGCGCGTTCAGCAGGTCGGCCGCCGTGACATTAAATTGCTGCAATTCGCTGATCGGCAGGTAGATGCGCCCCTTGCGCGCATCTTCGCCCACGTCGCGGATGATATTGGTCAGCTGGAAGGCATGGCCCAGTTTCTCGGCGTACAGCAGGGTTTCCGGGCGGGTCGCGCCAAAAATACTGGCCGACAAGATGCCCACCACGCTGGCGACATGCCAGCAATAGCGGCTCATGGCCTGGTAATCGAGGTAGCGGGTCTGGTTCAAATCCATTTCCATGCCGTCGATAATTGCCTGCAAGTGCTTTTCTTCCAGCTTGTAGACGGCCAGGTGCGGTTCCAGCGCGCGCATCACGGGATGGGTGGGGTTGCCCTCGTACATGGACTTGACTTCCTTGCGCCACCAGACCAGCTTGGTACGTGCCACGTTTTCGTCCGTGCAGTCGTCCACCGTATCGTCGACCTCGCGGCAGAACGCATACAGGGCCGTGATCGCCTTGCGGCGCTCGACCGGCAGGAACAGGAAACTGTAGTAGAAGCTGGAGCCGCTCTGGGCGGCCTTTTGTTGGCAATATTCGTCGGGAGACATAGTCAAAAGTGCAAGGGTTACAGATCGAAGCCGCTATTCTATCGTCTTAGCGGGTAGGCGACGGTGGAAATAGCGGGTTTTCTTGAGCGGCGGCCGCCACGCTTTTGCGCGACATGCGCAGGGCGCGCCAGAAAATCACCAGCCAGTCGCGCCTCGACAGTTTCGGGCGGCGCCGGAATACGTCGTAATTGACGGCCTCGATCATTTCCAGGATGCGCAAGCCGCCTTGCACCACCAGGCGCAGCTCCCAGCCGATGCGTCCGCGCAGGCGCAGGGCCAGCGGCGCGCCGGACAGCATCAGCGCGCGCGTGCGCGCCACTTCGAAACGCATCAGCGCGCTCCATTTGCCATGCGCTTCGGGCCGTTCGAAGGCGGCCGGCGAGACGGCAAAGCGGTTCAGGTCTTCCATCGGCAGGTAGATGCGCTCCTTCTGCCGGTCGATCGCCACATCTTGTAAAAAATTAATTAGTTGCAAAGCAGAACATATTGCGTTGGAATCGCGTACATTCTCTTCATCGGCCGCCTTGTACAGGCTCAGCATCAACAGGCCGACCGGATTGGCCGAGCGGGCGCAATAGTCGAGCACGTCGGCATGGCTGGCGTAGCGCGTGGTCACCACATCCTGCTTGAAGGCGGACAACAAGTCGTAAAACGGCTGCATCGGCAGCTCGAATTTGGCGATGGTGGCGGCCAGGCGCACGAACATGGGGTTGGTTTCCGGCTCATGGCGCTCGATGCGTCCCAGCGCCGCCTCGTATTCCTGCAGGGCGGCCAGGCGTTCGGCGGGCAGGGCGTCGCCTTCATCGGCCAGGTCGTCCGCGCTGCGGGCAAAGGCATAGATGGCCTCGACGGCGGGTACCAGGCGGCGTGGCAATAAAACAGATGCTACAGGAAAATTTTCGTAATGGTCTACAGGCATGAACACACTTCTCTCATCATGCACGGCCAGCAACGGCCGATGCAAAGGTGACACAGTAAATAGTTATCGACGCAATAAAACAATGATTAATGACGCAAAAGTCACTAAAAAAATACCGCCACGATTATAATTACTAACCAGAAAGTCAGTAAGGAAAGACACTTCCTCGCCAGACTGTCTGCCATTGTCACAAATTTAAGGATATTGCGTGAGAAAAAGTTTGGCGCTACCCAGTCGGCAGGCAAAAAGTTTCCTCATATAAAAATCTAACAGCCCGCATAGTAAAGGAAAATACCTTGTTTGCCCTGAAAACCCTGCGCCGCGAGACCGGCGCCCCAGCTCTTCCCGCCCTGCGCCTGCTGGCGGCGGCCGCCCTGGCCGCCACGCTCGCCGCTTGTTCCAAGCCCGCGCCCAATGTCGACGACGTGCGCCCGGTGCGCGCCATCGTGTTGGCCAGCAGCAATGTCGATGTGAATGCCGAGTTCTCCGGCGAAGTGGTGGCGCGCGTGACCTCGCAGCTGGGCTTCCGCGTGGGCGGCAAGATCGTCGAGCGCAAGGTCGACGTGGGCGCCGTCGTCAAGCGGGGCCAGGTGCTGATGCAGCTCGATCCGCAAGACTTGCAATTGTCGCAGGCACAGGCCAAGGCCAGCCTGAACAGCGCGGAAACCAGCCGCGACCTGGCGCGCGCCGAACTGAAACGCTACCAGGATTTGCGCGAAAAGAATTTCGTCAGCCAGGCCGTGCTCGATGGCAAGGATGCCACCTACAAGGCGGCGCAGGCGCAGGTCGAAGCGGCGCAGGCTGTCTACCGTGGTCAAAGCAACCAGTCCGGCTACGCCAGCCTGTTGGCCGACGGCGACGGCGTGATTACCCGCCTTGACGGGGAAGTCGGGCAGGTGGTGTCGCCGGGCACGCCGGTGGCCGTGCTGGCACGCAATGGCGACAGGGAAGTGGTGATTGGCATTCCGGAGGACAAGGTCGAGACCATGCGCGGCGTGAAAAACGTGGTGGTGCGCCTGTGGGCCGACCCGAAACAGGCGCTGCCGGGCAAGATCCGTGAAGTGTCTCCGGTGGCCGACCCCGCCACCCGTACCTATCTGGCCAAGGTGACCATCCCCAACGCGCCCGAGGCGCGGCTGGGCATGACAGCGGTGGTGCAATTCGCATCCACCACGGCAACGCCGCAAATCAGGGTGCCGCTGACGGCGCTGTTCAATGAGAAATCGCAAAGCTCGGTGTGGGTGGTGGAGAATGGCGCCGTGAAACTGGTGAATGTCACCGTCGGCGGCGTGGCCGGCAATGATCTGTTGCTGAGCTCTGGCGTGAAAGAAGGCCAGACGGTGGTCACGGCCGGCGTCAATCTGCTGAAACCGGGCCAGAAGGTGACGATCCTCGGCGCCGAGCTGGTGGCGCCCGCCAAGGCCGCGCCTTTGGGTACCGCAGGGGCCGCCAAATGAAGGGCGGCTTCAATCTGTCACGCTGGGCGCTCGAGCATATACCACTGACGCGCTACCTGATGGCGGTGCTGCTGATCGGCGGCATGCTCAGCTATGCCAACCTGGGGCAGGACGAAGATCCGCCGTTTACCTTTCGCGCCATGGTGCTGCAGGCGTACTGGCCCGGCGCCACCGCCCTGCAGATGGCCGAGCAGGTGACCGACAAGCTGGAACGCAAGCTGCAGGAAACCCCGTATATCGACGAGATCACCAGCTATTCCAAGCCGGGCGAGACCTTGATTTTGCTGGAATTGCGCGAATCGACGCCGCCGAAGGAAACCTCGGCCGCCTGGTACCAGGTGCGGAAAAAAATCGGCGATATCAAGAATACCTTGCCGGCCGGCGTGGTGGGGCCGTTCTTCAACGATGAGTTCGGCGACACCTATGGCTCCATCTTCGCCCTGTCCGGCGATGGTTTTACCTATGCCGAAATGAAAGATTACGCCGATGACGTGCGCCAGCAATTGCTGGGCGTGTCGCAAGTGGCCAAGGTGGAACTGTTTGGCGTGCAGGATGAAAAGGTCAATATCGTCTTTTCACACAAGAAATTCGCCCAGCTGGGCATCCCGTTCGAGGCCATCGTCAATCAGCTGTCGGAACAGAACAGCATCAACGCCACCGGCGTGCTGGTCACGCCGACCGACAATCTGCAGGTGCGGGTCACGGGCGCCATGGTGAAAGTGAAAGACCTGGAAAACCTGGAGCTGCGCGCCAATGGCACCACTTTCCGCCTGGGCGACTTTGCCACCGTGAAACGCGAATTCATCGATCCGCCCAAGGACAAGATGCGTTTCAATGGCAAGGAAGTGATCGGCCTCGGCGTCTCGATGGAAAAGGGCGGCAATATCATCGAGATGGGCAAGGCCTTGCAGGCGACCGTCACGCGCATGGAAAAAGCGCTGCCGGTCGGCATCCAGCTGCAACGCGTGTCGAACCAGCCGGCGTCCGTGTCGGCCTCGGTCGGCGAATTCGTCCATACCCTGATCGAAGCCATCCTGATCGTGCTGGCCGTCAGCTTTGTCGCGCTGGGCTTGCATACAAAACCGCTGCGCATCGACGTGCGCCCGGGCCTGGTGGTGGCGCTGACCATCCCGCTGGTGCTGGCCGTCACCTTTTTGTTCATGCGCATGCTCGACATCGACCTGCACAAGATTTCGCTGGGCGCCCTGATCATCGCGCTGGGCCTGCTGGTGGACGATGCCATCATTGCGGTGGAGATGATGGTGCGCAAGATGGAGGAGGGCATGTCGCGCTTCGACGCCGCCACCTTCGCCTATACCTCGACCGCCATGCCGATGCTGACCGGCACCCTGATCACGGTGGCGGGCTTTTTGCCGATCGGCCTGGCCAAATCGACCGCCGGCGAATACACCTTTTCGCTGTTCTCCGTCAATGCGCTGGCGCTGATCATCTCGTGGGTGGTGGCGGTGGTGTTTACGCCCTATATCGGCTATTTGCTGCTGAAGGTCAAGCCGCACGCCAATAATGACCATGAGCTGTTCGATACGCCGAACTTCCGCCGTTTCCGCCGCGCCGTCACCTGGTGCGTGGAATGGCGCAAGACGACGATTGCCGCCACCCTCGCCATCTTCGCGCTGGGTATCTATGGATTCAATTTTATCGAGAAGCAATTTTTCCCCGATTCCAGCCGGCCGGAACTGATGGTGGAGATGTGGTCGCCCGAAGGTACGACGTTCGCGGCCAATGAAAAGCAGGTGAAGAAATTCGAAGCGTTCGTGAGCAAACTCGACGGCGTGGACAGCGTGACCAGCTATGTCGGCACGGGCAGCCCCCGTTTCTACCTGCCGCTGGACCAGATTTTCCCGCAGACCAATGTCTCGCAGATCGTGGTCCTGCCGAAGAGCCTGGCCGACCGTGAATTGCTGCGCAAGAAGATCGTCGATGTCTTCAAGCAGGATTTCCCGGAAGTGCGGGGCCGTGTAAAACTGTTGCCGAATGGCCCGCCGGTGCCGTATCCGGTGCAGTTCCGCGTCACCGGCACGGAAGTGGCCACGGTGCGCCATATCGCCGACCAGGTCAAGGATATCCTGCGCGCCAATCCGAATACGGTGGGTGTCAACGACAACTGGAATGAGTCGGTCAAGGTGATGCGCCTGGACCTTGACCAGGACAAGATGCGTGCGCTGGGGATCACGTCGAAGACCGTGATGCAGGCCGCCAATACCATCCTGTCGGGTACGGTGATCGGCCAGTTCCGCGAAGACAACAAGCTGATCGACATCCAGGTACGCCAGCCACTGGAAGAGCGCAACACGATTTCCGTGCTGAACGACACGAATATCCCAACCGCGAATGGCAAATCGGTGACGATTTCGCAGATCGCCCGCGTCCATTTTGTGTGGGAGCCGGGCGTGGTCTGGCGCGACAAGCGCGAATGGGCGATTACCGTGCAGTCCGACGTGGGCGACAATATCCAGGGCGCCACCGTCTCGACCCAGCTGGCGCCGCAACTGGATGCCTTGCGGGCAAAATTGCCGCCCGGTTACCGCATCACGCTCAAGGGCGTGGCGGCCAACAGCGGCAAGGCCGAGGCGTCGATCGCGGCCAATCTGCCGCTGGCAATTTTCCTGATATTCACCTTGCTGATGCTGCAGCTGCACAGTTTCTCGCGCGCGCTGCTGGTCTTCCTGACAGGGCCGCTCGGTGTGGCGGGCGCCGCGTTTGCCTTGCTGGCCTTGCACCGTCCGCTGGGCTTTGTCGCCAACCTGGGCGTGATCGCCCTGTTCGGCATGATCATCCGCAACTCGGTGATCCTGGTCGACCAGATCGAGCAGGATATCAAGGACGGTTCCGCGCCGTGGGACGCCATCATCGACTCGGCCGTGCGCCGCTGCCGTCCCATCGTGCTGACGGCCGCCGCCGCCGCGCTGGCCATGATCCCGCTGTCGCGCTCGGTGTTCTGGGGGCCGATGGCGGTCGCCATCATGGGTGGGCTGATCCTGGCCACGGCCTTGACCTTGCTGTTCCTGCCGGCCCTGTATGCGGCCTGGTTCCGCGTCAAGAAGCCGGTGGCGCTGGACAAGTAGTCCATCAGGGCGGCCCGCAGTAAAAAAGGCGGCATTCCTCAGGGAAATCCAGTAGAATGCCGCCTTTGCTCTGGCAGCCAGCTTTTATGGCAAGTAACATCAGCCATGCCAGAGCGAGGTAGCCAGATCGCTCCCGAGTTGTTAAAATCAGGAGTGTCTGGACCAGGCAGCAGAAGTAAGCGGTAAGCGGATGTGGTGGAATTGGTAGACACGCTGGTCTTAGAAGCCAGTGCTTCGGCTTGGGAGTTCGAGTCTCCCCATCCGCACCACCCCAGGCGGTTCCAGCCTGGACGTGCAATCAGGTTTTTCTCCGGCGAACATGCCATTCTCTCCATTTGATCGTTTCAGTCAGCTTTCGAAGCGCCATTTCGGCCGTTTTTCTGCATTTCAGCGTAAAACAGGCGGTTTTTGCATGAAAACTTGGCCCTTTCGGTATTTCTTTGTTTGGGGCGTGGCGGCAGATGACATATACTAATAGACGAAGCGGGCTGGAAAGCCTCGTTTCAGGCGATAACAAGGAATGCCGGAGATAGCGGCACAGACAGGGGGCAAGCAGGTTGTGGTGAGTCATTTGCCGCCGCCGGTATTCTCTGTGTCCGGGCCGCAAACCCGGGCCACTTTTCCAGGTCCTTTGTTATAATGCCACGCTTTACCGAATGAAGCCCGGCCCTGCGATTTATACATGAAGCAGTGCCGGACAGTCGGAGCCCTGCTGCAGTTTGAAGACAGCGGATTGTCTGGTGCCTGGTGATTATCGCCGGGCAGACCGGGTCCATTACCCTGTCGTCATGCTGGGCAGATGAATATGCGAGCGAGTGAAGCTGGACCCATGTCTTGCCGCCAGTGATGGCGCAAGGGGTCGGGTCTTCTTTTCTCGCACCAACAGTGTTTATTTTTTGGACGATTTTTTACATGGCAACTGCAGTCGAAACCTTGGGCAAACTCGAACGTCGTATCACCATCTCCTTCCCGCTGACGGACGTCCGCACGGAAGTCGAGAAGCGCCTGAAAGTGCAAGCCCGTACGGCCAAGGCACCGGGCTTCCGTCCGGGTAAAGTGCCGTTGAAAATGGTCGCGGCACAATACGGCTATCAAATTGAATCCGAAGTGCTGAATGACAAAGTCGGCCGCGCGTTCAACGACGCCGCCAACGAAAACAATCTGCGCGTGGCCGGTTTCCCGAACATCGTGCCGAAAGAAGAAGCCGCCGAAGGCCAGCTGGCATTCGACGCAACGTTTGAAGTGTATCCGGAAGTCACCATCGGTGACCTGGCCGCCGTTGAAATCGAAACCGTGCAAGCCGAAGTGTCGGAAGCCGAAATCGACAAGACCATCGACATCCTGCGCAAGCAGCGCGTGCACTTCCACACCAAGGGCGAAGCCGGCGAACACGGCGACGGCGGCGAGCCAGTCGCTGCTGAAGGCGACCGCGTGACGGTGGACTTCGTCGGTTCGATCGACGACGTGGAATTCCCTGGCGGCAAAGCTGATGGCTACGCTTTCGTGCTGGGCGAAGGCCGCATGCTGCCGGAATTCGAAGCAGCGACCCTGGGCCTGAAAGTGGGCGAGTCGAAGACTTTCCCATTGTCGTTCCCTGAGGACTACCATGGCAAGGACGTGGCCGGCAAGACCGCCTCGTTCACGATCACCCTGCAAAAGCTGGAATGGGCGCACCTGCCGGAAGTCGACGGCGAATTCGCCAAGTCGCTGGGCGTTGCCGATGGCGACCTGGCTAAAATGCGCGAAGACATCAAAGTCAACCTGCAACGCGAAGTCGCTGGCCGCGTGAAAGCACGCAACAAGGAAGCCGTCATGGACGCGCTGGTCAAGGTTGCCGAGCTGGACGTGCCAAAAACGCTGATCACCCAGGATTCGGACCGCCTGGCTGAAATGACCCGCCAGGACATGGCGCAGCGCGGCATGAACGTCAAGGATGTGCCTTTCCCACCAGAACTGTTCGCGGAAAAAGCCGAGCGTCGCGTACGCCTGGGCCTGATCCTGTCGCAACTGGTTGGCGACAACAACCTGCAGGCAACGCCTGAGCAAGTCAAGGCGCAAATCGAAGATTTCGCCCAAAGCTACGAAGACCCGCGCGAAGTGCTGAAGTACTACTACAGCGACCGTCGTCGCCTGGGTGAGATCGAAGCCCTTGTATTGGAAGAAAACGTCGTCACTTACGTGTTGGGCCTGTCGAAAGTGACCTCGAAAGCAGTTGCTTTCGATGAACTGATGGGAAGCAACGCACAAGCGTAAACCAGTTGGCATCCGGATGCCGCCATCTGCCGCAAGGCCGGGGCGGCGCCCTCTAACTGCTTCACAAGGAAATGAAATGACAGGTATGAACCGTAATCCAGCGCTGGACACACAGATGCTCGGCCTGGTGCCGATGGTGGTGGAACAAAGCGGCCGCGGCGAGCGCTCGTATGATATTTACTCGCGCCTGCTGAAGGAACGCTTGATTTTCATGGTCGGTCCGGTCAATGACCAGATGGCCAACCTGGTCGTGGCCCAG is a window of Janthinobacterium sp. J1-1 DNA encoding:
- the hpnC gene encoding squalene synthase HpnC, yielding MPVDHYENFPVASVLLPRRLVPAVEAIYAFARSADDLADEGDALPAERLAALQEYEAALGRIERHEPETNPMFVRLAATIAKFELPMQPFYDLLSAFKQDVVTTRYASHADVLDYCARSANPVGLLMLSLYKAADEENVRDSNAICSALQLINFLQDVAIDRQKERIYLPMEDLNRFAVSPAAFERPEAHGKWSALMRFEVARTRALMLSGAPLALRLRGRIGWELRLVVQGGLRILEMIEAVNYDVFRRRPKLSRRDWLVIFWRALRMSRKSVAAAAQENPLFPPSPTR
- a CDS encoding efflux RND transporter permease subunit — encoded protein: MKGGFNLSRWALEHIPLTRYLMAVLLIGGMLSYANLGQDEDPPFTFRAMVLQAYWPGATALQMAEQVTDKLERKLQETPYIDEITSYSKPGETLILLELRESTPPKETSAAWYQVRKKIGDIKNTLPAGVVGPFFNDEFGDTYGSIFALSGDGFTYAEMKDYADDVRQQLLGVSQVAKVELFGVQDEKVNIVFSHKKFAQLGIPFEAIVNQLSEQNSINATGVLVTPTDNLQVRVTGAMVKVKDLENLELRANGTTFRLGDFATVKREFIDPPKDKMRFNGKEVIGLGVSMEKGGNIIEMGKALQATVTRMEKALPVGIQLQRVSNQPASVSASVGEFVHTLIEAILIVLAVSFVALGLHTKPLRIDVRPGLVVALTIPLVLAVTFLFMRMLDIDLHKISLGALIIALGLLVDDAIIAVEMMVRKMEEGMSRFDAATFAYTSTAMPMLTGTLITVAGFLPIGLAKSTAGEYTFSLFSVNALALIISWVVAVVFTPYIGYLLLKVKPHANNDHELFDTPNFRRFRRAVTWCVEWRKTTIAATLAIFALGIYGFNFIEKQFFPDSSRPELMVEMWSPEGTTFAANEKQVKKFEAFVSKLDGVDSVTSYVGTGSPRFYLPLDQIFPQTNVSQIVVLPKSLADRELLRKKIVDVFKQDFPEVRGRVKLLPNGPPVPYPVQFRVTGTEVATVRHIADQVKDILRANPNTVGVNDNWNESVKVMRLDLDQDKMRALGITSKTVMQAANTILSGTVIGQFREDNKLIDIQVRQPLEERNTISVLNDTNIPTANGKSVTISQIARVHFVWEPGVVWRDKREWAITVQSDVGDNIQGATVSTQLAPQLDALRAKLPPGYRITLKGVAANSGKAEASIAANLPLAIFLIFTLLMLQLHSFSRALLVFLTGPLGVAGAAFALLALHRPLGFVANLGVIALFGMIIRNSVILVDQIEQDIKDGSAPWDAIIDSAVRRCRPIVLTAAAAALAMIPLSRSVFWGPMAVAIMGGLILATALTLLFLPALYAAWFRVKKPVALDK
- a CDS encoding efflux RND transporter periplasmic adaptor subunit — encoded protein: MFALKTLRRETGAPALPALRLLAAAALAATLAACSKPAPNVDDVRPVRAIVLASSNVDVNAEFSGEVVARVTSQLGFRVGGKIVERKVDVGAVVKRGQVLMQLDPQDLQLSQAQAKASLNSAETSRDLARAELKRYQDLREKNFVSQAVLDGKDATYKAAQAQVEAAQAVYRGQSNQSGYASLLADGDGVITRLDGEVGQVVSPGTPVAVLARNGDREVVIGIPEDKVETMRGVKNVVVRLWADPKQALPGKIREVSPVADPATRTYLAKVTIPNAPEARLGMTAVVQFASTTATPQIRVPLTALFNEKSQSSVWVVENGAVKLVNVTVGGVAGNDLLLSSGVKEGQTVVTAGVNLLKPGQKVTILGAELVAPAKAAPLGTAGAAK
- the tig gene encoding trigger factor — translated: MATAVETLGKLERRITISFPLTDVRTEVEKRLKVQARTAKAPGFRPGKVPLKMVAAQYGYQIESEVLNDKVGRAFNDAANENNLRVAGFPNIVPKEEAAEGQLAFDATFEVYPEVTIGDLAAVEIETVQAEVSEAEIDKTIDILRKQRVHFHTKGEAGEHGDGGEPVAAEGDRVTVDFVGSIDDVEFPGGKADGYAFVLGEGRMLPEFEAATLGLKVGESKTFPLSFPEDYHGKDVAGKTASFTITLQKLEWAHLPEVDGEFAKSLGVADGDLAKMREDIKVNLQREVAGRVKARNKEAVMDALVKVAELDVPKTLITQDSDRLAEMTRQDMAQRGMNVKDVPFPPELFAEKAERRVRLGLILSQLVGDNNLQATPEQVKAQIEDFAQSYEDPREVLKYYYSDRRRLGEIEALVLEENVVTYVLGLSKVTSKAVAFDELMGSNAQA
- the hpnD gene encoding presqualene diphosphate synthase HpnD; the encoded protein is MSPDEYCQQKAAQSGSSFYYSFLFLPVERRKAITALYAFCREVDDTVDDCTDENVARTKLVWWRKEVKSMYEGNPTHPVMRALEPHLAVYKLEEKHLQAIIDGMEMDLNQTRYLDYQAMSRYCWHVASVVGILSASIFGATRPETLLYAEKLGHAFQLTNIIRDVGEDARKGRIYLPISELQQFNVTAADLLNARHTENFENLMRFQVARAQKTYDEAFALLPAEDRRAQRPGLIMAAIYRTLLNEVERDGYHVLKQRISLTPIRKLWLAWKTWIRG
- the hpnE gene encoding hydroxysqualene dehydroxylase HpnE, giving the protein MAKAVLQALSVAVIGGGWAGCAAAMELARAGHAVTVYEAARTLGGRARKVEREAQDKLTVLDNGQHILLGAYTETLRLLKLSGQDPSDVILDLPLQMRYPDGSGGMDFIAPRWPAPLHLAWALLRATGLGRADKVALMRFSSAMRWMGWQLYNDCTVSELLERFDQTDRLIQLMWRPLCLAALNTPPERASAKVFVNVLHDSLGARRRRASDMLIPKTNLSALFPEAAARYVESHGGQLKLGAKVVSLQALPDGRWQLNRAATHDRVVLATSSSQAASLLASVGDPAVEGVVAQLQAFAFEAISTCYLQYDTAVRLDLPFYALVDAPEQAHWGQFVFDRGQLDARQAGLLAVVISASGRAAAQGHEALAQAVAAQLAQVLRMPQLAQPAWTQVITEKRATFACTPDLPRPANATGLPGLVLAGDYTTGDYPATIEAAVRSGVQAAALVCQINTPATKA